A single region of the Xenopus laevis strain J_2021 chromosome 4L, Xenopus_laevis_v10.1, whole genome shotgun sequence genome encodes:
- the ddb2.L gene encoding DNA damage-binding protein 2: protein MPPKRATRGRRNLEEEEEQEDVSLGKRKRENVKNAEAGQKKPSKRRSGGQRGSALDTPCSRKESDCGTNRGDKWTSIVHYLYRSTLGGNVGAKYLQTPFLQSLASYILYRTNSPFVRRVTTLEWHPMHPNTVAVGSKGGDIILWDYEELNNTLIPGIGAGGCITGMKFDPFNPNQLYTSSVAGSTVLQDFSGRNIQTFTNTEDWAMWYCSVDVSAGRQCVVTGDNVGNVVLLETCGKEIWKLRLHKKKVTHVEFNPRCDWLLATASVDQTVKLWDLRNMKDKSSCLYTLPHARGVNSAYFSPWDGAKLLTTDQHSEIRVYSACDWAKPQHIIPHPHRQFQHLTAIKATWHPRYDLIVVGRYPDPLFPGYSSDELRTVDVFDGQKGNIVCQLYDPYASGIVSLNKFNPMGDLLASGMGFNILIWSREILLMMKQEEMMKALREKGLSVGRKDLPNSRLPHSREKPGNKVGATENSKTRTVKDSTKRGKHK from the exons ATGCCCCCCAAAAGAGCAACACGTGGAAGGAGGAATcttgaggaggaagaggagcaggaaGACGTGTCTCTAGGAAAAAGGAAACGGGAGAACGTGAAAAATGCTGAAGCCGGGCAGAAGAAACCATCAAAGAGGAGAAGCGGGGGGCAGCGGGGGTCTGCACTAGACACACCCTGCAGCAGAAAAG AGTCTGACTGTGGAACAAACAGAGGGGACAAGTGGACAAGTATAGTGCATTATCTGTATCGCAGCACTCTGGGGGGCAATGTCGGAGCAAAG TACCTGCAAACCCCCTTTCTCCAGTCCCTGGCTTCCTACATATTATATCGGACCAACAGCCCCTTTGTTCGTAGGGTTACCACTCTGGAGTGGCACCCTATGCACCCAAATACCGTTGCAGTGGGATCGAAAGGAGGAGACATCATCCTGTGGGACTATGAAGAACTCAATAACACCCTTATTCCTGGG ATTGGAGCAGGAGGGTGCATCACCGGAATGAAGTTCGACCCGTTTAACCCTAATCAGTTGTACACCTCGTCAGTGGCGGGTAGCACGGTGCTGCAGGACTTCTCTGGGCGCAATATACAAACGTTCACCAACACTGAGGACTGGGC AATGTGGTACTGCAGCGTCGACGTCTCTGCTGGAAGGCAGTGTGTGGTCACTGGGGATAACGTCGGCAATGTGGTCCTCCTAGAGACCTGTGGGAAGGAG ATTTGGAAGTTACGGCTGCACAAGAAGAAAGTCACGCACGTTGAATTCAACCCacgctgtgattggctgctggcGACCGCTTCTGTGGATCAGACCGTGAAGCTGTGGGACCTGAGAAACATGAAAGACAAGTCCAGCTGTCTGTACACATTGCCGCACGCACGGGGTGTTAACTCTG CTTATTTTAGCCCCTGGGATGGAGCAAAGCTACTCACTACCGATCAGCACAGCGAGATCCGTGTCTACTCAGCATGTGATTGGGCCAAACCGCAGCACATAATACCTCATCCTCACAGGCAATTCCAGCACTTGACTGCAATAAAG GCTACGTGGCATCCCCGCTATGATTTAATTGTTGTTGGCCGATACCCCGACCCGCTCTTTCCAGGATATTCGTCAGATGAGCTGCGGACAGTAGACGTGTTTGATGGGCAGAAAGGGAACATCGTGTGCCAGCTCTATGATCCTTATGCATCTGGTATTGTTTCT CTCAACAAATTTAATCCAATGGGAGATCTTCTGGCTTCTGGCATGG gTTTTAATATCTTGATCTGGAGCCGGGAGATTCTGTTGATGATGAAGCAGGAGGAGATGATGAAGGCTCTGAGGGAAAAGGGACTTTCAGTGGGGAGAAAGGACCTTCCGAATTCCAGATTGCCACATTCCAGAGAGAAGCCAGGGAATAAAGTCGGTGCGACGGAGAACAGTAAGACACGGACTGTAAAGGACTCTACTAAGCGCGGGAAGCACAAGTGA
- the LOC121402927 gene encoding uncharacterized protein LOC121402927 isoform X1: MGCKNPKQWLCPGSSKISDVLLCVFRKASIPTSCFYPKDDPWGPTRQKDHHRSPQKRTLQRYIFSPILKKKKEWGFQSNSELRPSEQIPQNKKIQNGDTEVYMPVHKPWRLDAQDRYTRCLSACSSVGTTQTIPTVPDPGKALSIPSAPIRTSFSPKSFHQGACSHDGFLKAKGDPDFRISRRYIGESSFQKTPPTTPEYSSRYSEKMGVARQLGKVHVGANTTDSISGSYHRLQKTSSKSNRGKDFRHTTPSRLSVSSSILDCQEMSTNSGETYVHHRGGEMGTNSSKTSPDRILEPMEQESPGKLPVDSPITDDDHSSLMVAQERELASSCIYRLPYLGNTDHGCKQSGVGSTLQTLPNSREVDTHRKQKILQLEGTEGGATSDPTLPKTPQKKIYTDQIRQPNHSELYKQPGRNQIQTTVVLDHNYFRMGSKQCEPPQSLLHTRDIEHLSGSPQQEISGYRGVGVEPADLRPNMPKVGSHIHRPDGYLSEQEESSVLFVGQGPQSDLLGCFLIPMELSTGLHLPSNLDVSKNHQKNSGGQSSSHPHSSLVAEKTLVPPLTSDVSGGALQTPCNSEPFTPGIPTAPRPRVLGPDCLEIERIKLRKEGLSEGAINTLISSRKMSTSSKYNKIWEKFSSWGLEKFGSSFLISEVTIIEFLQSGLEASLSASTLKGQISAISAYTDIQWSSYPLIKKFFKGLIRIHPPVKDTVPPWDLSLVLDALTKAPFEPLDDLPLKILTLKTVFLLAISSAKRVGELHALSSDATKIQFLHDKVTLRTRENFIPKVATKFHMSQDIVLPTFFENPKNEEENRLHNLDVVRCLKRYIHKVSSFRKSENLLILFGGPRQGMGASKKVISAWIKECILMAYSSQTVPGPSSVKAHSTRGIAASWAFHAQVPADEICKAATWKNLHTFSKHYCFDVYSKNLAGFGLSVLSAAAIKVPE; the protein is encoded by the coding sequence ATGGGTTGTAAAAACCCTAAGCAATGGTTATGCCCTGGATCTTCAAAAATTTCCGACGTTTTACTTTGTGTCTTCAGAAAAGCCTCGATCCCCACTAGCTGTTTCTACCCTAAAGATGATCCTTGGGGACCTACTAGACAGAAAGATCATCACAGAAGTCCCCAAAAGAGAACATTACAGAGGTATATATTCTCACCTATtcttaagaagaaaaaagaatggGGATTTCAGAGTAATTCTGAACTTAGGCCATCTGAACAAATTCCTcagaacaaaaaaattcaaaatggagacactgAGGTCTATATGCCAGTTCATAAACCATGGAGACTGGATGCTCAAGATAGATATACAAGATGCCTATCTGCATGTTCCAGTGTGGGAACCACACAAACAATTCCTACGGTTCCTGATCCTGGGAAAGCACTTTCAATACCAAGCGCTCCCATTCGGACTAGCTTCAGCCCCAAGAGTTTTCACCAAGGTGCTTGCTCCCATGATGGCTTTCTTAAGGCTAAAGGGGATCCAGATTTTCGCATATCTAGACGATATATTGGTGAAAGCTCCTTCCAAAAAACTCCTCCTACAACACCTGAGTATAGTTCTAGATACTCTGAAAAAATGGGGGTGGCTCGTCAACTGGGAAAAGTCCATGTTGGAGCCAACACAACAGATTCAATTTCTGGGAGTTATCATAGACTCCAAAAAACTTCAAGTAAGTCTAACAGAGGAAAGGATTTCAGACATACAACACCAAGCAGATTATCTGTCTCGTCATCCATCCTTGACTGCCAAGAGATGTCAACAAATTCTGGGGAAACTTATGTCCACCATAGAGGCGGTGAAATGGGCACGAATTCAAGCAAGACCTCTCCAGATAGAATTCTTGAACCAATGGAACAGGAATCACCTGGAAAACTCCCAGTTGATTCACCTATCACAGACGACGATCACTCATCTCTCATGGTGGCTCAGGAGAGAGAACTTGCAAGTTCCTGTATCTATCGCCTCCCCTACTTGGGAAACACTGACCACGGATGCAAGCAGAGCGGGGTGGGGAGCACacttcaaacacttccaaattcaAGGGAAGTGGACACCCATAGAaagcaaaaaatcctccaattgGAGGGAACTGAAGGCGGTGCTACTAGCGATCCTACACTTCCAAAAACACCTCAGAAAAAAATCTATACTGATCAAATCAGACAACCTAACCACAGTGAGTTATATAAACAACCAGGGAGGAACCAGATCCAAACAACTGTTGTGCTTGACCACAACTATTTTCGAATGGGCTCAAAACAATGCGAACCACCTCAAAGCCTCCTACATACCAGGGACATCGAACACCTTAGCGGATCTCCTCAGCAGGAAATTTCCGGCTATCGGGGAGTGGGAGTTGAACCAGCAGATTTACGACCTAATATGCCGAAAGTGGGGTCACACATCCATAGACCTGATGGCTACCTTTCAGAACAAGAAGAATCTAGTGTTCTGTTCGTGGGACAAGGACCCCAGAGCGACCTTTTGGGATGCTTTCTCATTCCAATGGAACTTTCAACTGGCTTACATCTTCCCTCCAATCTCGATGTTAGCAAAAACCATCAAAAAAATTCAGGAGGACAAAGCTCAAGTCATCCTCATAGCTCCCTGGTGGCCGAGAAGACTCTGGTTCCCCCTCTTACTTCAGATgtctcaggaggagcccttcagACTCCCTGTAACTCCGAACCTTTTACACCAGGGATCCCTACTGCACCCAGACCCAGGGTACTGGGCCCTGACTGCTTGGAGATTGAAAGGATAAAACTCAGAAAGGAAGGACTCTCAGAGGGAGCAATCAACACTCTTATTTCTTCTAGAAAGATGTCTACCTCTtccaaatataacaaaatctgggaGAAATTTTCCAGCTGGGGGTTAGAGAAATTTGGATCGTCTTTCCTCATCTCAGAGGTCACCATCATCGAATTCCTGCAGTCAGGTTTAGAGGCCAGTCTCAGCGCTTCTACCTTGAAAGGTCAGATTTCTGCCATATCTGCTTATACGGACATTCAATGGTCCTCATATCCTCTGATCAAAAAGTTTTTCAAGGGCCTCATCAGAATCCATCCTCCAGTTAAAGACACAGTCCCTCCCTGGGACCTCTCCCTAGTACTGGATGCACTGACCAAAGCACCCTTTGAACCTTTAGATGATTTACCATTAAAAATCCTGACGTTGAAGACGGTCTTCCTACTTGCCATTTCCTCAGCAAAAAGAGTGGGAGAACTACACGCTCTCTCATCTGATGCAACTAAGATCCAGTTCCTTCATGATAAAGTTACTCTAAGAACTCGAGAAAACTTCATTCCCAAGGTTGCCACAAAATTCCACATGTCCCAAGACATAGTGCTTCCTACTTTTTTTGAGAATCCCAAGAACGAAGAAGAGAATAGACTCCACAATCTCGATGTGGTGAGATGCCTAAAGCGCTATATACACAAGGTGTCAAGTTTCAGGAAATCTGAAAATCTTCTTATTCTCTTCGGAGGTCCTAGACAAGGCATGGGAGCTTCCAAAAAAGTAATCTCAGCATGGATTAAAGAATGCATTCTCATGGCCTATTCCTCTCAAACAGTACCTGGGCCATCATCAGTCAAAGCACACTCCACCAGAGGTATAGCGGCGTCTTGGGCCTTCCATGCCCAAGTTCCAGCTGACGAGATCTGCAAAGCTGCTACCTGGAAAAATTTACATACTTTCTCAAAACACTACTGTTTCGATGTTTATTCAAAAAACCTAGCTGGGTTTGGGCTAAGTGTCCTCTCAGCTGCTGCAATAAAAGTTCCTGAATAA
- the LOC121402927 gene encoding uncharacterized protein LOC121402927 isoform X2: MLFISSRLSIMSCRRSGSRGSPPLREESQRRKTPRTDCIACGEAAILGKRLCEKCLQEVAGPSSDQLHSIKDWMQTTIKKSMSDMVNVVTEKVLHNLDERHKAPSSMTEVSDRPHRNTHYSSVSEGELSLTDQEEEEQSEDTCSFNLEYLEPLIKAMRFSLELDNTEDTPKHDKMFRSAVKKGEKFPVHRVIKETILEEWKTPDKKLNFSRRLKKMYPFEEEDSKLWQASPKVDAAITRVARRTTLPVDEGVSLKDAMERRQDMTLKKSYLTCGMSNQASIAITTLARANHIWIEELEQAVKAGTDRKKLIEMIQDVKTANEFTTEASMDLVRLSAKAMGLSVAARRALWLRHWHADPQSKHNLCSLPFEGSLLFGERLDKIISKASAGKSAFLPQDKRDKRPFRKNPLQEAKQYRPGKPFTRQPWRRTQGQGAPGRRDFKQDKKSA; encoded by the exons atgttatttatttcctCCAGACTGTCAATTATGAGCTGCAGACGCTCAGGCTCCAGGGG GAGTCCCCCATTAAGAGAGGAATCTCAAAGAAGGAAGACTCCCAGAACTGATTGTATTGCATGCGGAGAAGCAGCAATTCTAGGCAAAAGGCTCTGTGAGAAGTGTCTGCAGGAAGTGGCTGGGCCCTCCTCTGATCAACTGCACTCTATTAAAGACTGGATGCAGACTACCATAAAAAAATCTATGAGTGATATGGTCAATGTAGTTACTGAGAAAGTACTACACAATCTAGATGAAAGACACAAGGCACCCTCCTCTATGACTGAGGTCAGTGACAGACCTCACAGGAACACGCACtactccagtgtttctgaagggGAGCTATCTTTAACCgatcaagaagaagaagaacagtcTGAAGATACCTGTTCTTTCAACCTTGAATACCTAGAGCCACTCATCAAAGCAATGAGATTTTCTCTGGAACTTGACAATACTGAGGATACTCCTAAACATGACAAAATGTTCAGATCAGCggtcaaaaaaggagaaaaattccCGGTACACAGAGTCATTAAAGAAACCAttttagaggaatggaagacgcCAGATAAAAAACTTAATTTCTCCAGAAGACTTAAAAAGATGTATCCATTCGAAGAAGAGGACTCAAAACTCTGGCAAGCCTCCCCTAAGGTGGATGCGGCCATCACTAGAGTGGCTCGACGTACTACCTTGCCTGTGGACGAAGGAGTCTCGCTAAAAGATGCGATGGAAAGAAGACAAGACATGACACTCAAAAAATCGTATCTAACATGTGGAATGTCCAACCAAGCCTCCATAGCCATTACCACTCTGGCCAGAGCCAACCACATTTGGATAGAAGAACTGGAACAAGCTGTCAAAGCGGGAACAGACAGAAAAAAGCTTATTGAAATGATCCAAGATGTCAAAACCGCAAACGAATTCACTACGGAAGCATCCATGGATCTTGTCAGACTCTCGGCCAAAGCTATGGGCCTTAGTGTGGCGGCCCGTAGAGCTCTCTGGCTGCGCCACTGGCATGCTGACCCGCAAAGTAAACATAACCTTTGCTCCCTCCCATTTGAAGGGTCACTTCTGTTTGGTGAAAGACTCGACAAAATCATATCCAAAGCCTCTGCAGGAAAATCGGCTTTTCTTCCTCAGGACAAAAGAGACAAGAGGCCCTTTAGAAAAAATCCCCTGCAGGAGGCCAAACAGTATAGACCGGGAAAGCCCTTTACTAGGCAACCCTGGAGAAGAACCCAGGGACAAGGGGCACCTGGAAGAAGGGACTTCAAACAGGACAAAAAATCGGCATGA
- the LOC121402927 gene encoding lamina-associated polypeptide 2, isoforms alpha/zeta-like isoform X3, protein MSCRRSGSRGSPPLREESQRRKTPRTDCIACGEAAILGKRLCEKCLQEVAGPSSDQLHSIKDWMQTTIKKSMSDMVNVVTEKVLHNLDERHKAPSSMTEVSDRPHRNTHYSSVSEGELSLTDQEEEEQSEDTCSFNLEYLEPLIKAMRFSLELDNTEDTPKHDKMFRSAVKKGEKFPVHRVIKETILEEWKTPDKKLNFSRRLKKMYPFEEEDSKLWQASPKVDAAITRVARRTTLPVDEGVSLKDAMERRQDMTLKKSYLTCGMSNQASIAITTLARANHIWIEELEQAVKAGTDRKKLIEMIQDVKTANEFTTEASMDLVRLSAKAMGLSVAARRALWLRHWHADPQSKHNLCSLPFEGSLLFGERLDKIISKASAGKSAFLPQDKRDKRPFRKNPLQEAKQYRPGKPFTRQPWRRTQGQGAPGRRDFKQDKKSA, encoded by the exons ATGAGCTGCAGACGCTCAGGCTCCAGGGG GAGTCCCCCATTAAGAGAGGAATCTCAAAGAAGGAAGACTCCCAGAACTGATTGTATTGCATGCGGAGAAGCAGCAATTCTAGGCAAAAGGCTCTGTGAGAAGTGTCTGCAGGAAGTGGCTGGGCCCTCCTCTGATCAACTGCACTCTATTAAAGACTGGATGCAGACTACCATAAAAAAATCTATGAGTGATATGGTCAATGTAGTTACTGAGAAAGTACTACACAATCTAGATGAAAGACACAAGGCACCCTCCTCTATGACTGAGGTCAGTGACAGACCTCACAGGAACACGCACtactccagtgtttctgaagggGAGCTATCTTTAACCgatcaagaagaagaagaacagtcTGAAGATACCTGTTCTTTCAACCTTGAATACCTAGAGCCACTCATCAAAGCAATGAGATTTTCTCTGGAACTTGACAATACTGAGGATACTCCTAAACATGACAAAATGTTCAGATCAGCggtcaaaaaaggagaaaaattccCGGTACACAGAGTCATTAAAGAAACCAttttagaggaatggaagacgcCAGATAAAAAACTTAATTTCTCCAGAAGACTTAAAAAGATGTATCCATTCGAAGAAGAGGACTCAAAACTCTGGCAAGCCTCCCCTAAGGTGGATGCGGCCATCACTAGAGTGGCTCGACGTACTACCTTGCCTGTGGACGAAGGAGTCTCGCTAAAAGATGCGATGGAAAGAAGACAAGACATGACACTCAAAAAATCGTATCTAACATGTGGAATGTCCAACCAAGCCTCCATAGCCATTACCACTCTGGCCAGAGCCAACCACATTTGGATAGAAGAACTGGAACAAGCTGTCAAAGCGGGAACAGACAGAAAAAAGCTTATTGAAATGATCCAAGATGTCAAAACCGCAAACGAATTCACTACGGAAGCATCCATGGATCTTGTCAGACTCTCGGCCAAAGCTATGGGCCTTAGTGTGGCGGCCCGTAGAGCTCTCTGGCTGCGCCACTGGCATGCTGACCCGCAAAGTAAACATAACCTTTGCTCCCTCCCATTTGAAGGGTCACTTCTGTTTGGTGAAAGACTCGACAAAATCATATCCAAAGCCTCTGCAGGAAAATCGGCTTTTCTTCCTCAGGACAAAAGAGACAAGAGGCCCTTTAGAAAAAATCCCCTGCAGGAGGCCAAACAGTATAGACCGGGAAAGCCCTTTACTAGGCAACCCTGGAGAAGAACCCAGGGACAAGGGGCACCTGGAAGAAGGGACTTCAAACAGGACAAAAAATCGGCATGA